A single window of Chitinophaga sp. XS-30 DNA harbors:
- a CDS encoding SDR family oxidoreductase, which yields MSNQKEQVWFITGASNGFGLTLVKQLLDNGYKVAATSRDKTNIEEKIGKTPNLLALTVDITDDNEVKAAIDETVKTFGKIDVAVNNAGYMLLGALEEVSAKEFQQSVAVNVFAFQNVIRNVMPYFRQQKSGHIFNFSSSAGYSADAGAGSYNAVKSAVIGFSEALALEAKPFNVKVTIVSPGLFRTNFLGAFPVAQNKIEAYGTQHLVDAMNQFNGQQPGNPDKLVKILIDTAGKENAPLHLLMGGDAYERAVNYYKSQLENLEQLKALSFSTGFE from the coding sequence ATGAGTAATCAAAAAGAACAGGTTTGGTTTATAACAGGAGCTTCAAATGGTTTTGGCTTAACACTTGTAAAGCAATTATTAGACAATGGGTATAAAGTTGCCGCAACTTCAAGAGATAAAACAAACATTGAAGAAAAAATCGGTAAGACCCCGAATTTATTAGCACTTACAGTTGATATAACCGACGATAACGAAGTAAAAGCGGCAATTGATGAAACGGTAAAAACTTTTGGGAAAATTGATGTTGCCGTAAACAATGCAGGTTATATGCTTTTGGGAGCATTAGAGGAAGTTTCTGCCAAAGAATTTCAGCAGTCAGTGGCTGTGAATGTGTTTGCATTCCAAAATGTAATCAGGAATGTAATGCCTTATTTCCGACAACAAAAAAGCGGGCACATTTTCAATTTTTCTTCGTCTGCGGGTTATTCTGCCGATGCAGGTGCAGGAAGCTACAACGCTGTTAAATCGGCTGTGATAGGATTCTCTGAAGCATTGGCGCTGGAAGCAAAACCATTCAATGTGAAAGTGACCATTGTTTCTCCGGGGCTTTTCAGAACAAATTTTTTAGGCGCATTTCCGGTAGCCCAAAATAAAATTGAAGCATACGGTACACAACATCTGGTTGATGCTATGAATCAATTTAACGGACAACAGCCAGGAAATCCCGATAAACTGGTTAAGATTTTAATTGATACTGCGGGAAAGGAAAATGCTCCTTTGCATTTGCTGATGGGGGGAGATGCCTATGAAAGAGCTGTAAATTATTACAAATCTCAGCTTGAAAATCTGGAACAACTGAAAGCGTTGAGCTTCTCAACCGGATTTGAATAA
- a CDS encoding TlpA disulfide reductase family protein yields MKKLIVIVLLLASTGVMAQQQSGENPQLEALKAEKSQPALQAKIKTLENGSAEDLDILIQFYAEDPVKRAGYIKRLVKKYPESQPAMMARLRPFMKLTKAQEGEGLLRSMMKDYPGVNLDIEKTLVACQYAEIPDTANVMRYINMIAIPAAKVGGLIQVLDIIADFDNATALHLAAKNLEMVKKTKQLPAQGSVTKIDPQTMYYRYINTYAKLLFKAGDNDEAYKFTTEAYNNIREKDEVLVENYAFLSSLNGRHGEALPVLSKAVKEGKFEQRYVDQVRKAYAHLHPGKDVDAYIADLQQDFIDKIKAHVATLLINEAAPEFTVTDVNGRKVSLADFKGKTIVLDFWATWCGPCVESFPAMQIAANRYANDPDVKFLFIHCWENVADPLTDARNFLSKRNYTFDLYMDPVDPDTKRSLAADAFKVNGIPAKFIIDGKGRIRFSVSGFSGKAEAAAEEVVQMVEMARK; encoded by the coding sequence ATGAAAAAGTTAATTGTGATAGTCCTGTTGCTTGCATCAACAGGCGTTATGGCCCAGCAGCAATCCGGGGAAAATCCGCAGCTGGAAGCACTGAAGGCGGAAAAGAGCCAGCCTGCTTTACAGGCAAAAATCAAGACCCTGGAGAACGGCAGTGCCGAAGATCTGGATATTTTGATTCAATTCTACGCGGAAGATCCGGTTAAAAGGGCTGGATACATCAAGCGTCTCGTAAAAAAGTACCCGGAAAGCCAGCCCGCCATGATGGCGCGGCTGCGGCCTTTTATGAAATTGACCAAAGCGCAGGAAGGGGAGGGTTTGCTCCGGTCGATGATGAAGGATTATCCCGGAGTTAATCTGGATATCGAGAAAACGCTGGTGGCCTGTCAATATGCGGAGATTCCCGATACGGCCAACGTGATGCGGTATATCAACATGATAGCGATTCCGGCGGCGAAAGTAGGAGGATTGATACAGGTGCTGGATATTATCGCCGACTTCGATAACGCTACCGCATTGCATCTTGCCGCAAAGAACCTGGAAATGGTAAAAAAGACAAAGCAACTACCTGCGCAGGGTTCAGTTACGAAAATTGATCCTCAAACGATGTATTACCGCTATATCAATACCTATGCAAAACTGCTTTTTAAAGCGGGTGATAACGATGAAGCATACAAGTTTACCACTGAGGCCTACAACAACATCCGGGAAAAGGATGAAGTTCTGGTGGAGAACTACGCTTTCCTGTCCAGCCTGAACGGCAGGCACGGGGAGGCGCTGCCCGTGCTGTCCAAAGCCGTGAAAGAGGGAAAATTTGAGCAGAGGTATGTCGATCAGGTCAGAAAGGCTTATGCGCATTTGCATCCGGGGAAAGACGTAGACGCTTATATAGCGGATCTGCAGCAGGACTTTATCGATAAAATAAAGGCACATGTGGCTACATTGCTGATCAACGAAGCCGCGCCGGAATTTACGGTGACAGACGTGAACGGCAGGAAAGTTTCGTTGGCGGATTTTAAAGGAAAGACGATCGTACTGGACTTTTGGGCAACCTGGTGCGGCCCATGTGTGGAATCGTTTCCCGCAATGCAAATAGCGGCTAACCGGTATGCCAATGATCCGGACGTGAAATTCCTGTTTATTCATTGCTGGGAAAATGTTGCCGATCCTTTAACAGATGCAAGGAATTTCCTGAGCAAGCGCAACTATACATTCGATCTTTACATGGACCCGGTGGATCCGGACACTAAGCGCAGTCTTGCTGCCGATGCGTTCAAGGTCAACGGAATACCTGCCAAGTTCATTATAGACGGTAAGGGCAGGATACGTTTCAGTGTATCAGGGTTTTCGGGTAAAGCTGAAGCTGCTGCGGAAGAGGTAGTGCAAATGGTGGAGATGGCCCGCAAATAG
- the rsgA gene encoding ribosome small subunit-dependent GTPase A — MSALQSYGWNEHFMHHFETNTSQDLEAARVLSIQGFIHLLITGTGNVEAQLSGALINSREPEAYPKVGDWVLVKRYDNEGIIIDTLPRINWLSRKAPGTQSKRQVLAANIDSAFIVQGLDRDYNLMRLQRYLQQVVQCNIQPVVILNKADLVTNPETYRQAVQELGYNCPVIFTSAVNHTQQEEWTNQYLLPRHTYILLGSSGVGKSTLLNSLLGYRLQEEGATSTANNKGKHTTTARHLILLPNGSMVIDTPGMREFGVTEEGGSEGIHHPLIDELASTCRFGDCTHQHEPGCAVIAAVRNGTLPEPVHRSYLKLLREQYHFQASEADRRRDEKQFTKMAKQVFRHRKDSKY; from the coding sequence ATGTCGGCACTACAGTCGTACGGATGGAATGAGCATTTTATGCATCATTTCGAAACAAACACATCTCAGGATCTCGAAGCCGCGAGAGTCCTCTCCATACAAGGATTTATACATTTGCTGATCACCGGAACAGGCAACGTAGAAGCGCAACTCTCCGGCGCGCTTATCAACAGCCGCGAACCGGAAGCCTATCCCAAAGTAGGCGATTGGGTGCTCGTGAAACGATACGATAATGAAGGCATCATCATCGATACACTGCCGCGCATCAACTGGCTCAGCCGCAAAGCGCCCGGTACGCAAAGTAAGCGGCAGGTGCTTGCTGCCAACATCGATTCGGCGTTTATCGTGCAGGGGCTCGACCGCGATTATAACCTCATGCGGTTGCAACGTTACCTGCAGCAGGTCGTGCAGTGCAACATTCAGCCTGTCGTCATTCTCAATAAGGCAGACCTCGTAACCAATCCGGAAACGTACCGGCAAGCGGTACAGGAACTGGGATACAATTGCCCGGTGATATTCACCAGTGCGGTGAATCATACGCAGCAAGAAGAGTGGACGAATCAATACCTCCTGCCGCGGCATACTTACATCCTGCTGGGATCGTCGGGCGTAGGCAAAAGCACATTGCTCAACAGCCTGCTGGGCTACAGGCTACAGGAAGAAGGCGCTACCAGCACTGCCAACAACAAGGGAAAACATACCACCACCGCCAGGCATCTCATACTGCTTCCCAATGGCAGCATGGTCATCGACACGCCGGGGATGCGCGAGTTCGGCGTTACGGAAGAGGGCGGAAGCGAAGGGATACATCACCCCCTGATAGATGAGCTGGCTTCAACATGCCGGTTTGGCGATTGCACCCATCAACACGAGCCTGGGTGCGCCGTCATAGCAGCTGTCCGCAATGGCACATTGCCTGAGCCGGTACACCGCAGCTATCTGAAACTATTGCGTGAGCAATACCATTTCCAGGCCAGCGAAGCGGATAGAAGGCGAGATGAAAAGCAGTTCACTAAAATGGCGAAGCAGGTATTCAGGCACCGCAAAGACAGCAAATACTGA
- a CDS encoding SDR family NAD(P)-dependent oxidoreductase codes for MRNQKIWFVTGASKGMGLLLTKLLLDKGERVAAASRNTNQLKQSVGIESDNFLPIELDITNSEDVKQAINKTVEHFGGLDVAVNNAGFSFIGSLEELTDDEFRKALNVNLFGTANIIRASMAQFRKQRSGHIINIASAAGYVAGAHIGSYVTSKFAMVGLTESLALEIAPFNVKATVVLPGSFRTNFLDEGSLTYTKHRIEEYDSDKTFQSYSARAGTQAGDPKKLVTELLNLANMEKPPVHLILGTDSYKMITDKMAKNLEEFEAYRHISMSTNLE; via the coding sequence ATGAGGAATCAAAAAATATGGTTTGTTACCGGAGCTTCAAAAGGAATGGGGCTGTTGTTGACAAAACTATTGCTGGATAAAGGCGAAAGAGTTGCAGCAGCTTCACGAAATACAAACCAATTAAAACAAAGTGTTGGCATTGAAAGTGACAATTTTCTGCCCATTGAATTAGATATTACAAACAGCGAAGATGTTAAACAGGCAATCAACAAGACAGTTGAACATTTTGGAGGACTAGATGTAGCGGTTAATAATGCGGGATTTTCATTTATTGGTAGTTTGGAAGAATTAACCGATGACGAATTTAGAAAAGCATTAAATGTAAATTTATTCGGAACAGCAAATATCATCAGGGCTTCAATGGCACAATTTAGAAAGCAGCGTTCGGGGCATATTATCAATATCGCTTCTGCGGCAGGCTATGTTGCAGGTGCACATATCGGAAGTTATGTTACTTCGAAATTTGCAATGGTAGGGCTTACGGAATCATTGGCATTAGAAATTGCACCGTTTAATGTGAAAGCGACGGTTGTGTTACCTGGTTCTTTCAGAACTAATTTCCTTGATGAAGGCTCATTAACTTACACAAAGCACAGAATAGAAGAATACGATAGCGATAAAACATTTCAAAGTTATTCTGCCAGAGCGGGAACACAAGCGGGCGACCCTAAAAAATTGGTAACTGAATTGCTTAATTTGGCTAATATGGAAAAACCACCTGTACATTTAATTTTAGGTACGGATAGTTATAAAATGATAACGGATAAAATGGCTAAAAACCTCGAAGAATTTGAAGCATATAGGCACATTTCTATGTCTACTAATTTGGAATAA
- a CDS encoding alpha/beta hydrolase, with the protein MKNQEVLTVDYTQLEEGKNRVYFMSQGYKLAGDLYLPKGFDSEKKYPTIIYTRVGTQVKEQTGATYGNKLAAKGYAFLVFDPINFGDSEGEVRNYESMHNMIPNTTDAISFLRTLKFVDREKFYGLGACAGAPYICNVAIGDVRIKAVATLVGNFDAAASLFGAYPKEVLDNMLEVAAEGKQRYYETGEYDTAPTFGGMPIPPPENSSKALKDAYEYYFNRAGQDKIPNYSPYYPTIGMPVDPARVFVNQAKYFTTPFLVIAGSEAFTHDMDKQVYEMAKGQKEWFVVEGASHMDLYDIDKYLDPAIDKIDEFLKKY; encoded by the coding sequence ATGAAAAATCAAGAAGTTTTGACTGTGGACTATACGCAGTTAGAGGAAGGAAAGAACAGGGTTTATTTTATGAGCCAAGGTTACAAATTGGCGGGAGATTTATATTTACCCAAAGGGTTTGATAGTGAGAAGAAGTATCCAACTATCATATATACACGTGTTGGTACACAGGTTAAAGAACAAACTGGCGCAACTTATGGTAATAAACTTGCTGCCAAGGGTTATGCCTTTTTGGTTTTTGACCCTATAAATTTTGGTGATAGTGAGGGCGAAGTAAGAAACTACGAATCGATGCACAATATGATTCCCAATACAACAGATGCGATTAGTTTTTTGAGGACTTTAAAATTTGTTGACAGAGAGAAATTTTATGGACTTGGAGCTTGTGCGGGTGCACCTTATATCTGCAATGTAGCAATTGGCGATGTTCGGATTAAAGCCGTTGCAACACTTGTAGGTAATTTTGATGCTGCCGCAAGTTTATTTGGTGCTTATCCCAAAGAAGTGCTTGACAACATGTTGGAAGTTGCGGCAGAAGGCAAACAACGTTACTACGAAACGGGCGAATACGACACTGCACCCACATTTGGTGGAATGCCAATACCACCACCAGAAAATTCTTCAAAAGCACTGAAAGACGCTTATGAGTATTATTTCAACAGAGCAGGACAAGATAAAATTCCCAACTATTCGCCTTATTACCCTACTATCGGCATGCCAGTTGACCCTGCGAGAGTATTTGTAAATCAGGCGAAGTATTTCACAACACCATTTTTGGTAATTGCAGGAAGTGAGGCGTTTACGCACGATATGGACAAACAAGTTTATGAAATGGCAAAAGGGCAAAAAGAATGGTTTGTTGTAGAGGGTGCATCACATATGGACTTGTACGATATAGATAAATATCTTGACCCTGCAATAGATAAAATTGACGAATTTCTCAAAAAGTATTAA
- a CDS encoding TlpA disulfide reductase family protein — MKKLIVLLLISSAAFAQQHTNKKHNFEDFNLIADIGEQERYYNEMIRQSLPGKLKPEVDNECRAQLAIGWLTKGDIGRYEHYMRTNPKFSVIKLVDLTYTLEYMVDEDKHIKVVEQASRDLLEKLEKGVLSDGVGRTQVLLEVNALANARLGNVDVAMKNIARSGEQKDNTREMKYFKDSKSKYLTRYCLILSAAGENKRALDTLTKAIRNADSNPKMVAVYKDIYKKVHGSTKGVDELIKSLQEKAYQDYYKEVEKTYIAKETKTITGEFPDPSGSGEMLTLFNADKPVKDIALTNLAEQEVKFADHAGKILVLDFWSTGCTPCVAAFSGFERVVADYKTEPFQLYVVNLFEALPTVKVFVARRGITLDVLRDEPNTAFNIMGTPTKIIYDPMGNIRFYAMGYAGSTDREYYKLKAMVEIVKARNAVAKNNQNR; from the coding sequence ATGAAAAAGTTAATCGTATTACTGTTGATTTCCAGCGCAGCTTTCGCGCAACAACACACAAATAAAAAGCACAACTTCGAGGATTTTAACCTTATTGCGGACATCGGGGAGCAAGAACGGTATTATAATGAGATGATCCGGCAAAGCCTGCCGGGAAAGCTGAAGCCGGAAGTGGATAACGAATGCCGCGCGCAACTGGCCATCGGTTGGCTGACGAAAGGCGATATCGGGCGGTATGAGCATTATATGCGTACGAATCCAAAGTTTTCGGTCATCAAGCTCGTTGATCTGACCTATACGCTGGAGTATATGGTAGATGAGGACAAGCACATCAAGGTTGTGGAACAGGCTTCCCGGGACCTGTTGGAGAAACTGGAGAAAGGCGTATTGAGCGACGGGGTGGGAAGGACGCAGGTGTTGCTGGAAGTGAATGCCCTGGCCAATGCCAGGCTGGGTAATGTAGATGTGGCGATGAAGAATATCGCCAGATCGGGTGAGCAAAAGGACAATACCAGGGAAATGAAATATTTCAAGGATTCAAAATCGAAGTATCTCACCCGCTATTGCCTGATTTTATCGGCTGCCGGTGAAAACAAAAGAGCATTGGATACACTGACCAAAGCCATCCGCAATGCGGATTCCAATCCCAAAATGGTCGCTGTGTACAAGGATATTTACAAGAAAGTGCATGGAAGCACAAAAGGTGTTGACGAGTTAATTAAATCATTGCAGGAGAAGGCTTACCAGGATTACTACAAGGAAGTCGAAAAAACGTATATCGCGAAGGAAACAAAAACCATCACCGGAGAATTCCCTGATCCTTCAGGCAGCGGAGAAATGCTGACGCTTTTTAACGCCGACAAGCCTGTGAAGGACATTGCCTTGACGAACCTGGCAGAGCAGGAGGTGAAGTTTGCTGATCACGCCGGAAAAATTCTGGTGCTGGATTTCTGGTCAACCGGCTGCACTCCCTGCGTAGCAGCGTTCAGCGGTTTTGAACGTGTGGTGGCCGACTACAAAACCGAGCCGTTTCAACTGTATGTTGTCAACTTGTTCGAGGCGCTTCCGACGGTTAAAGTATTTGTCGCCAGAAGAGGGATTACCCTGGATGTATTGCGCGATGAGCCGAATACGGCTTTCAATATCATGGGAACACCCACTAAAATAATTTACGATCCCATGGGGAATATCCGTTTCTATGCGATGGGTTATGCAGGTTCCACGGACCGGGAATACTATAAGCTCAAAGCAATGGTGGAGATTGTGAAGGCACGTAATGCTGTTGCCAAAAACAATCAAAACAGGTAG
- a CDS encoding AraC family transcriptional regulator, which produces MKMEKPYSIKSISEYHSLLGIEKPKHPLMSIINHDSIRNLNDERLKYKTYDFYTISRKINYDGTMKYGQQFYDFQEGAMVFHAPKQVIVSELADNVQLKGWTMLIHPDFLRTYPLDKNIQQFGFFSYAVNEALHLSSEESNIIESVMDTIRKEYISGIDVYSQDILISQIELLLNYCNRFYNRQFITRKAVNNDFLVRFEKLLADYINNGYLQQKGIPSVRFFSNELNMSANYLSDMLRNLTGQSTQQHIQDKIIERAKYMLTTTNRTVSEIAFELGFEYAQSFSKLFKNRTNQTPLEFRTSFN; this is translated from the coding sequence ATGAAAATGGAAAAACCGTATAGCATAAAATCGATTTCGGAGTATCATAGTTTGTTAGGTATTGAAAAGCCAAAACATCCTTTGATGAGTATTATCAATCACGATAGCATTAGAAATTTAAATGATGAAAGGTTGAAGTATAAAACGTATGATTTTTATACCATTAGCCGAAAAATCAACTACGACGGAACAATGAAATACGGTCAGCAATTTTACGATTTCCAGGAAGGTGCAATGGTATTTCACGCACCCAAACAAGTTATTGTATCTGAATTAGCGGATAATGTACAGTTGAAAGGCTGGACAATGCTGATACACCCCGATTTTTTAAGAACATACCCTTTGGATAAAAATATTCAACAATTTGGTTTCTTTTCCTATGCTGTAAATGAAGCGTTGCATTTGTCTAGTGAAGAATCAAATATAATTGAAAGCGTAATGGACACTATCCGTAAAGAGTACATTTCGGGCATTGATGTTTACAGTCAGGATATTTTGATTTCTCAAATAGAATTGCTTTTGAATTATTGCAACCGATTTTACAATCGTCAATTTATCACGAGGAAAGCGGTAAATAATGATTTTCTGGTTAGGTTTGAAAAATTATTGGCAGACTATATAAACAACGGATACCTGCAACAAAAAGGTATTCCGTCCGTTCGGTTTTTTTCTAACGAATTAAATATGTCTGCCAATTATTTGAGCGATATGTTGAGAAATCTTACAGGGCAAAGCACCCAACAGCATATACAAGACAAAATAATTGAACGGGCAAAATACATGCTCACTACAACAAATCGTACCGTGAGCGAAATTGCGTTTGAACTCGGCTTTGAATATGCGCAATCTTTCAGCAAATTATTTAAAAATAGGACTAATCAAACGCCTTTGGAGTTTCGGACTTCGTTTAATTAA